Proteins encoded in a region of the Dorea longicatena genome:
- a CDS encoding Uma2 family endonuclease, with translation MNIQEMKEKKKEKGYTNEQIAELSGVPLGTVQKIFGGATTSPRYDTLKALGKIFLPMERERYYASVVKDASAAYTVKRQGEYTVEDYYALPDEQRAELIDGVLYDMASPETLHQMVGGYIYARFLEFISKNKGNCIPLIAPLDVQLDCDNKTIVEPDVMIVCDRDKLYKNRIYGAPDFILEVLSKSTRRRDMVIKLQKYANAGVKEYWMVDIEGRRVFVYIFDEENYPVIYGFDSKVPVYIWGGQCEIDFSEVYNYIRFLIES, from the coding sequence ATGAATATTCAAGAAATGAAAGAAAAGAAAAAGGAAAAAGGATACACCAATGAACAGATTGCGGAGCTTTCCGGGGTACCACTTGGAACCGTGCAGAAGATTTTTGGAGGTGCGACAACTTCACCTCGTTATGATACATTGAAAGCTTTGGGAAAAATTTTTTTGCCGATGGAACGGGAACGGTATTATGCATCTGTTGTAAAGGATGCAAGTGCAGCATATACAGTGAAGCGGCAAGGAGAGTATACGGTAGAAGATTATTACGCTCTTCCAGATGAGCAAAGAGCAGAACTGATTGATGGTGTGCTCTATGATATGGCGTCACCGGAAACATTACATCAGATGGTGGGAGGATATATTTACGCAAGGTTTCTTGAATTTATTTCCAAAAATAAAGGAAATTGCATACCATTAATAGCTCCGTTGGATGTACAGCTTGACTGTGATAATAAGACGATCGTGGAGCCGGATGTGATGATTGTATGTGACCGGGACAAACTATATAAGAATCGGATATATGGTGCGCCGGATTTTATATTAGAAGTATTATCAAAGTCTACGAGAAGAAGAGATATGGTTATAAAGCTTCAGAAATATGCGAATGCAGGAGTAAAAGAATATTGGATGGTAGATATAGAAGGAAGACGTGTATTCGTATATATTTTTGATGAAGAAAATTATCCAGTGATCTATGGCTTTGATTCTAAAGTACCAGTATATATATGGGGTGGACAATGTGAGATTGATTTCTCAGAAGTTTACAATTATATCCGTTTTCTGATTGAAAGCTAA
- a CDS encoding AEC family transporter has translation MEISILLMEQIAELFLMILMGYIIVKTGLLKGEDSKVISKIVLYLVIPCVIINAFQVDYTSEKVKELLLVFAASVLLQVILLAAVWGAGKVLKLNEVETTSIYYSNSGNLIVPLVTFILGKEWVLYGCVFMSVQLVFLWTHGKNTISREGKWDWKKIVFNVNMISVFAGVVLFFTKIRLPEIVDQALSSVGSMIGPASMIVTGMLIAEMNLRNIFENVKVYFISFLRLVVIPVISLAILKISGLVNIHPDGKKLLLIVFLAVITPSASTITQMCQVYGNDSKYASAINVMTTLLSIITMPLMVLLYQTVM, from the coding sequence ATGGAAATCAGTATACTTTTAATGGAACAGATCGCAGAACTGTTTCTTATGATCCTGATGGGATATATTATTGTAAAGACAGGATTGTTAAAGGGAGAAGACAGCAAAGTCATTTCTAAAATTGTATTATATTTAGTTATTCCGTGTGTGATCATCAATGCATTTCAGGTGGATTATACAAGTGAAAAGGTGAAGGAACTTTTGCTGGTATTTGCAGCGTCGGTATTATTACAGGTTATATTACTGGCAGCAGTATGGGGTGCCGGAAAGGTATTGAAACTAAATGAAGTAGAGACGACATCCATCTATTATTCAAATTCGGGTAATTTGATCGTACCGCTGGTGACTTTTATTCTGGGAAAAGAATGGGTATTATATGGTTGTGTGTTCATGAGTGTCCAACTGGTATTTCTGTGGACACATGGCAAGAATACGATCAGCCGGGAAGGAAAGTGGGACTGGAAAAAGATTGTCTTTAATGTAAATATGATTTCGGTATTTGCAGGAGTTGTATTATTCTTTACAAAGATCAGACTGCCGGAAATCGTAGATCAGGCATTGAGTTCTGTGGGCAGTATGATCGGTCCGGCGAGTATGATCGTAACGGGAATGCTGATCGCAGAGATGAATCTTAGGAATATATTTGAAAATGTAAAAGTGTATTTTATTTCATTTCTGAGACTGGTCGTGATACCGGTGATATCATTGGCAATTTTAAAAATAAGCGGGCTTGTGAACATACATCCGGATGGAAAAAAATTACTGTTGATCGTATTCCTTGCGGTGATCACACCGTCTGCTTCAACGATCACGCAGATGTGTCAGGTGTATGGAAATGATTCGAAATATGCCAGTGCGATCAATGTTATGACGACATTGTTATCAATCATAACGATGCCGCTTATGGTGCTTCTGTATCAGACGGTGATGTAG
- the citX gene encoding citrate lyase holo-[acyl-carrier protein] synthase, translated as MNGINVTITDMMNCRDRRVSIQNELISKYDKPVLSFCMNIPGPVKTNELIRKAFDSGKAELLKALSAHNITILHTEEFHEPSGDELIMALDAPAEDIKTLATEIEESHPLGRLFDMDVIGTDGMKLSRGTYRKCIICGCQAQECARSRKHSVEELQAKIEELLNQFSI; from the coding sequence ATGAACGGAATAAACGTAACTATCACAGATATGATGAACTGCCGCGACCGGCGTGTAAGCATCCAGAACGAACTGATCAGTAAATATGATAAACCAGTCCTGTCTTTTTGCATGAACATCCCAGGACCGGTAAAAACCAACGAACTGATCCGGAAAGCTTTTGATTCCGGAAAAGCAGAATTATTAAAAGCTCTTTCTGCTCACAATATAACAATCCTTCACACCGAAGAATTCCACGAACCTTCCGGTGATGAACTGATCATGGCATTGGATGCACCCGCCGAAGATATCAAGACACTTGCTACTGAAATTGAAGAAAGCCATCCTCTCGGACGGCTCTTTGATATGGATGTCATTGGAACTGACGGTATGAAGTTATCCCGCGGCACCTACCGTAAATGCATCATCTGCGGATGCCAGGCACAGGAATGTGCGCGGTCACGGAAGCATTCCGTGGAGGAATTGCAGGCAAAGATTGAGGAATTATTAAATCAGTTTTCTATTTAA
- a CDS encoding GTP pyrophosphokinase: MRPLETFIEQRKERFVRNSLMSDEFLDFVNKNMKPIEKQMSYYQCAIMEVETKFKVLNEQYSLEYDRNPIEDIKSRVKSMESLIKKIRKKDIPLTLSSIEENIHDIAGVRVICSFLDDIYMLADCLLSQDDITLLEKKDYIKNPKPGGYRSLHLIVSVPIFLQDGKRNMTVEIQLRTIAMDFWASLEHKLRYKKDIPADKAKYLEDEMLACAQISADLDMRMQNVRDVIAENTTPDERPLLLKELS, from the coding sequence ATGAGACCCCTTGAGACATTTATCGAACAACGCAAAGAACGCTTCGTCAGAAACAGTCTGATGTCTGACGAATTTCTGGATTTTGTTAATAAAAATATGAAACCAATAGAGAAACAGATGTCCTATTATCAATGTGCCATCATGGAAGTAGAGACAAAATTCAAAGTATTAAACGAACAGTATTCCCTGGAATATGACCGCAATCCGATTGAAGATATCAAATCCCGTGTCAAATCCATGGAAAGCCTGATCAAAAAGATCCGTAAAAAGGATATACCGCTCACCCTTTCTTCTATTGAAGAAAATATCCATGATATTGCCGGTGTCCGTGTCATCTGTTCTTTTCTGGATGATATCTATATGCTTGCGGACTGCCTACTTTCCCAGGACGACATCACACTTCTTGAGAAGAAAGACTACATCAAGAATCCAAAACCGGGCGGATACCGCAGTCTTCATCTGATCGTCAGTGTACCAATCTTTTTACAGGACGGAAAACGTAACATGACTGTAGAAATACAGCTTCGTACGATTGCGATGGATTTCTGGGCAAGTCTGGAACATAAACTGCGTTACAAGAAAGATATCCCGGCTGACAAAGCAAAATATCTGGAGGATGAAATGCTTGCGTGCGCACAGATCAGTGCCGACCTGGATATGCGTATGCAGAATGTCCGTGATGTGATTGCTGAGAATACAACACCAGATGAGCGGCCTTTATTATTAAAAGAATTGTCATAA
- a CDS encoding HAD family hydrolase: MKYKNIIFDFGNVIGKFKGDYILGKFASTPEDYDILADAIFKNWVALDAGTIDYDQNAEDTIAGLPDHLKDTARDFFENWFQYVDPLPETWKFIKELKARGVPIYLLSNASTRFAERALEDHPILKEFDGIVFSAPLKMAKPGHDIYYHLFNEFNLLPRECFFIDDTVENVIASKELGMESILFTGDIDAVKRAIEF; the protein is encoded by the coding sequence ATGAAATACAAGAATATTATTTTTGATTTTGGAAATGTAATCGGAAAATTTAAAGGAGACTATATTCTGGGGAAATTTGCTTCTACACCGGAAGATTATGATATTCTTGCTGATGCCATCTTTAAAAACTGGGTAGCTTTAGATGCCGGAACTATTGACTATGACCAGAATGCCGAAGATACGATTGCAGGCCTTCCGGACCATCTGAAAGATACTGCCCGTGATTTCTTCGAGAACTGGTTCCAGTATGTCGACCCGCTTCCGGAGACATGGAAATTCATCAAAGAATTAAAAGCCCGCGGGGTTCCGATCTACCTGCTTTCCAATGCCTCCACCCGTTTTGCGGAACGCGCACTGGAAGATCATCCGATCCTGAAAGAATTCGACGGCATCGTGTTCTCTGCTCCGCTTAAAATGGCAAAACCGGGGCACGATATCTATTATCATCTGTTCAATGAATTTAACCTTCTGCCGAGAGAATGCTTCTTTATCGATGACACGGTGGAAAATGTCATTGCAAGTAAAGAACTTGGAATGGAAAGCATCTTATTTACTGGAGATATCGATGCTGTTAAGAGAGCAATTGAATTTTAA
- a CDS encoding Crp/Fnr family transcriptional regulator, translating to MESVNLKALTKTEIFAGATEEEVSSMLNCLSAKKKKYQKDEIIFHAGDIVSSIGVMLKGNALIENDDIWGNRSVLDYVKEGQIFAETYACALDEKLMVNVIAMSDCEVLFLDVRKILKVCPNACEFHQNLVQNLLAISAQKNLNLSRRIFHTSSKTIRGRLLSYLSYQAMEREKEEFDIPYNRQQLADYLGVDRSAMSNELGKMQKDGLIEVKRNHFRILDVD from the coding sequence ATGGAAAGCGTGAATTTAAAAGCATTAACAAAGACAGAGATCTTCGCAGGGGCAACGGAAGAAGAAGTATCTTCTATGCTGAATTGCTTAAGTGCGAAGAAGAAGAAATACCAGAAAGATGAGATCATCTTTCATGCGGGGGATATTGTCTCATCGATCGGTGTTATGTTAAAAGGAAATGCCCTGATTGAAAACGATGATATCTGGGGAAACAGAAGTGTCCTGGATTATGTAAAAGAAGGTCAGATTTTCGCAGAGACGTATGCCTGTGCACTGGATGAGAAGCTGATGGTCAATGTAATTGCGATGTCTGACTGCGAAGTGTTATTTCTGGATGTGAGAAAGATCTTAAAAGTGTGTCCGAATGCGTGTGAGTTTCATCAGAATCTGGTGCAGAACCTGCTTGCGATATCGGCGCAGAAGAACCTGAATCTGTCCAGACGCATCTTTCACACTTCATCGAAGACGATCCGTGGCAGACTATTGTCTTATCTGTCTTATCAGGCAATGGAGCGTGAAAAGGAAGAGTTCGATATTCCGTATAACAGGCAGCAGCTTGCAGATTATCTGGGAGTAGACCGGTCGGCAATGTCGAATGAACTGGGGAAAATGCAGAAGGACGGGCTGATCGAAGTGAAGCGGAATCATTTCCGGATATTGGATGTGGATTGA
- a CDS encoding DMT family transporter, protein MNSRYKGIFFITLSALSFAFMNAFVRLSGDLPSVQKSFFRNLVAFFIALIMIIRSKDGFKIEKGNLKYMILRATFGTVGILCNFYAVDHLVLSDASMLNKMSPFFVIIFSFLLLKEKMSPAQALAVAGAFIGSLFVIKPTFTNMALVPSLIGLCGGICAGIAYAMVRILGQRGQKGSSVVIFFSGFSCVVTLPYLLLDFHPMSGLQILTLLGAGLAAAGGQFGITAAYYHAPAKEISIYDYSQIIFSTILGFFLFGQVPDRYSVLGYVIICAMALWMFVYNKNRE, encoded by the coding sequence ATGAATTCCAGATACAAAGGAATATTTTTTATTACATTATCGGCGTTATCATTTGCATTTATGAATGCGTTCGTAAGGTTATCCGGTGATCTGCCTTCGGTACAGAAGAGTTTTTTCAGAAATCTGGTAGCTTTTTTTATTGCGCTGATCATGATCATAAGAAGCAAGGATGGATTCAAAATCGAAAAAGGAAATCTGAAATATATGATTCTGCGTGCGACATTCGGTACGGTGGGAATCTTGTGTAATTTCTATGCGGTGGATCATCTGGTGCTGTCGGATGCATCGATGCTGAATAAGATGTCGCCGTTTTTTGTAATTATCTTTTCGTTTTTATTGCTGAAAGAAAAGATGAGTCCGGCACAGGCACTGGCGGTTGCGGGTGCATTTATCGGAAGCTTATTTGTAATCAAACCGACATTTACGAATATGGCACTGGTACCGTCACTGATCGGACTGTGCGGCGGGATCTGCGCAGGTATTGCTTATGCGATGGTGCGTATCCTTGGGCAGAGAGGACAGAAAGGTTCTTCGGTTGTAATCTTCTTCTCGGGATTCTCGTGTGTGGTTACACTGCCATATCTGCTTCTGGATTTCCATCCGATGAGCGGCTTGCAGATCTTAACGCTTCTAGGTGCGGGACTTGCGGCTGCAGGCGGACAGTTCGGAATTACGGCGGCTTATTATCATGCACCTGCGAAAGAGATATCCATTTATGATTATTCGCAGATTATTTTTTCGACGATCCTCGGATTCTTTCTGTTCGGGCAGGTGCCGGATAGGTATAGCGTGTTGGGGTATGTGATCATATGTGCGATGGCACTTTGGATGTTTGTGTATAATAAGAACCGGGAGTGA
- a CDS encoding threonine/serine exporter family protein, whose product MNYEKLVQGILNIGEAMLQCGAEIFRVEDSLYRMYKSYGFMTYDVYVIPSNIQVTVETPEGEIITQIRHIESTGADYDKLNYLNAMSRYVCSHNPDEKELVRRFKKVMARPAQSELITGLAQITGGTAFAVFFGCDLQDAVVALIVCLMIVLVGRWLSRREGNPMIYNLILAFLSEVVIVTAVRSGLGHHPDRIMIGIVMLLVSALGAINGMRDVMQRNFISGSLEVMNSMLGAFGIAFGIALAMMLMGNISAEGFDVNNNTVIQLISCTIGCTGYASWFKIRGKKILYSSVGAFLTWGIYLLVYAWYPDNFFAVVVASCFVAGYAFVMSRVNHAPSTVFLTASVFPLMPGARLYYLMYGVVSRNFSLAAEHALVLLETCLGIAFGFIIVDVISRSIMRALGREYHMGKESTVIKKEKK is encoded by the coding sequence ATGAATTATGAAAAATTAGTACAGGGAATCTTGAATATAGGAGAAGCAATGTTACAGTGCGGGGCAGAAATCTTCCGCGTGGAAGACAGTCTGTATCGTATGTATAAGAGTTATGGTTTTATGACATATGATGTATATGTGATTCCGAGCAATATCCAGGTGACGGTGGAGACACCGGAAGGTGAGATCATTACACAGATCCGGCATATAGAGTCTACAGGGGCAGATTATGATAAATTGAATTATCTGAATGCCATGTCGCGGTATGTCTGTTCACATAATCCGGATGAAAAAGAACTGGTCCGGCGCTTTAAGAAAGTAATGGCGCGGCCGGCTCAGAGTGAACTGATCACAGGACTTGCACAGATTACAGGGGGAACGGCGTTTGCTGTATTCTTCGGATGTGATCTGCAGGATGCAGTTGTTGCATTAATCGTCTGTCTGATGATCGTTCTGGTAGGCAGATGGCTTAGCAGGCGGGAAGGTAACCCGATGATCTATAATCTGATCCTGGCATTCTTATCAGAGGTTGTGATCGTAACAGCTGTCCGGAGCGGGCTGGGACATCATCCGGACCGTATCATGATCGGAATTGTCATGCTGTTAGTCAGTGCACTTGGTGCGATCAACGGAATGCGGGATGTGATGCAGAGGAACTTTATCTCGGGTTCACTGGAAGTGATGAATTCGATGCTCGGTGCATTTGGTATCGCATTCGGTATTGCCCTTGCAATGATGCTGATGGGAAATATATCGGCGGAAGGATTCGATGTGAATAATAATACAGTGATCCAGCTGATCTCTTGTACGATAGGATGTACCGGTTATGCAAGCTGGTTCAAGATACGGGGAAAGAAGATCCTGTATTCCAGTGTCGGAGCTTTCCTGACATGGGGAATCTATTTACTGGTGTATGCGTGGTATCCGGATAATTTCTTTGCGGTAGTAGTTGCATCCTGCTTTGTGGCGGGCTATGCATTTGTCATGTCGAGAGTCAATCATGCGCCGTCCACCGTCTTCCTGACAGCATCCGTCTTTCCGTTGATGCCGGGAGCGAGATTGTATTATCTGATGTATGGCGTAGTCAGCAGGAACTTTTCACTGGCAGCAGAGCATGCACTTGTACTGTTGGAAACATGCCTTGGGATTGCGTTTGGATTCATCATTGTGGATGTGATTTCAAGAAGCATTATGCGGGCGCTGGGAAGAGAATATCATATGGGGAAAGAATCTACGGTTATTAAAAAAGAGAAAAAATAA
- a CDS encoding DUF1287 domain-containing protein, producing the protein MAKLLTAATPISYYLVVVNIVAFILYGTDKAKAMHHQWRIKEAVLIGIAFVGGAFGAFAGMIVFHHKTRKMKFRILVPIAIIIWLTLGGFLAGRDVVGLTKTDRPKNEYNGTEITPYHSSVDKDGDGTDDQTDILTNALVYVKKRPIYKSRYYQTGYPDDRYGVCTDVVGYALKKSGYDLRELVDEDIRKNPKDYDIDEPDKNIDFRRVKNLKIYFEHTAISLTTDVNDIEQWQGGDIVVFKNHIGVISDRRNVEGVPYVIHHNDPYQKNYEEDILQERTDIVGHFRIS; encoded by the coding sequence ATGGCAAAATTACTTACGGCGGCGACACCGATATCCTATTATCTCGTTGTAGTAAATATTGTTGCATTTATTTTATATGGAACGGATAAAGCGAAAGCAATGCATCATCAGTGGCGGATCAAAGAGGCAGTGTTGATAGGGATTGCGTTTGTCGGCGGTGCATTTGGTGCATTTGCCGGGATGATTGTATTTCATCATAAGACAAGAAAGATGAAATTCCGGATCTTAGTTCCGATCGCTATTATCATCTGGCTGACCCTTGGCGGATTCCTGGCAGGACGTGATGTGGTAGGATTGACGAAGACAGACCGGCCAAAGAATGAATATAACGGCACAGAGATCACACCGTATCATAGCAGTGTGGATAAAGATGGTGACGGTACGGATGATCAGACCGATATTTTGACGAATGCATTGGTTTACGTGAAGAAGCGGCCGATTTACAAGAGCAGATATTATCAGACCGGTTATCCGGATGACAGATATGGTGTCTGTACAGATGTTGTCGGATATGCGCTTAAGAAAAGCGGATATGATCTGCGGGAACTGGTAGACGAAGATATCAGGAAGAATCCGAAGGATTATGATATCGATGAGCCGGATAAAAATATTGATTTCCGAAGAGTAAAGAACCTGAAAATATATTTTGAACATACAGCGATCAGCCTGACCACGGATGTAAATGACATTGAACAATGGCAGGGCGGCGATATTGTAGTGTTCAAGAATCATATCGGGGTGATTTCTGACAGACGGAATGTGGAAGGTGTACCATATGTGATTCATCATAATGATCCGTATCAGAAGAATTATGAAGAAGATATCCTGCAGGAGAGAACGGATATTGTCGGGCACTTTAGAATATCGTAG
- the citC gene encoding [citrate (pro-3S)-lyase] ligase — MSDYYISQISHSDKTAIQGVTALLQAEEIRLDTNLDYTCGMYDDEMNIIATGSCFGNTLRCLAVGSDHQGEGLMNQIISHLIEVQFNRGNTHLFLYTKCSSAKFFGDLGFYEIARIDGQIVFMENRRTGFKNYLKKLKDSSALQLQTLTESTSATNRKVAALVMNANPFTLGHQYLVEKAARENDLLHLFIVSEDASLVPFKVRKQLVMEGTAHLDNICYHDSGPYIISNATFPSYFQKDENAVIESHAMLDLTVFTEIARTLGINRRYVGEEPTSLVTGIYNNIMSEKLPGNGIECVIVPRKTDGEKAISASTVRQAIKDNDMNTLKKLVPESTLRYFESEEAKDVIARIRNEENVIHY, encoded by the coding sequence ATGTCTGATTACTATATTTCACAGATTTCACACTCTGATAAAACTGCAATTCAGGGTGTCACCGCTCTTCTTCAGGCTGAGGAAATCCGCCTGGATACCAACCTTGATTATACGTGCGGCATGTACGATGATGAGATGAATATCATCGCCACCGGAAGCTGCTTCGGCAATACACTACGCTGTCTTGCCGTAGGTTCCGACCATCAGGGCGAAGGACTTATGAACCAAATCATCTCACATCTGATCGAAGTACAATTTAACCGCGGAAATACACACCTGTTCCTCTATACGAAATGTTCTTCGGCCAAATTCTTCGGCGATCTCGGATTCTATGAAATAGCAAGAATTGACGGACAGATCGTGTTCATGGAAAACAGACGGACAGGGTTTAAAAATTATCTGAAGAAACTGAAAGATTCTTCTGCCCTGCAACTTCAGACTCTTACAGAAAGCACATCTGCTACAAACCGTAAGGTTGCCGCCCTGGTCATGAACGCCAATCCGTTCACTCTCGGTCATCAGTATCTAGTAGAAAAAGCAGCCCGCGAAAATGACCTGCTGCATCTTTTCATCGTAAGCGAAGATGCAAGCCTTGTTCCGTTCAAGGTTCGAAAACAGCTCGTAATGGAAGGGACCGCACATCTTGATAACATCTGCTATCACGACAGCGGCCCGTACATCATCAGTAATGCAACCTTCCCGAGCTATTTCCAGAAAGATGAAAATGCAGTCATCGAAAGCCATGCTATGCTGGATCTGACCGTCTTCACCGAAATCGCACGGACACTCGGCATCAACCGCCGCTACGTCGGCGAAGAACCAACCAGTCTGGTTACTGGAATCTATAATAATATCATGTCAGAAAAACTACCGGGAAACGGCATTGAATGCGTGATCGTTCCAAGAAAAACTGATGGTGAAAAAGCCATCAGCGCTTCTACTGTACGGCAGGCGATTAAGGATAATGATATGAATACATTGAAGAAACTCGTGCCGGAAAGTACGCTGCGGTATTTTGAAAGTGAAGAGGCAAAGGATGTGATTGCACGGATAAGAAATGAGGAGAATGTGATACATTATTAA
- a CDS encoding threonine/serine ThrE exporter family protein, with the protein MDYNKIVQGILDIGEAMLQSGAENFRLEDSFYRMCRSYGFKRSDVFVIPSNIQVTVETPEGEIITQIRHIESSEPNFDQLDYLNNLCRYVCQHTPDEKEMREKYLEVINREPQKRITRYAAGIMGGTGFAVFFGCNVWDAIVALIVSVMIVAVGDWLAKRESNLMVYNAILSFISEVIIIVALKMGVADHPDRIMIGIVMLLISGLGTTNGIRDLLQRDFISGFINIMNSFLGAAGIAFGIGLAIMLFHEGYSDHFILNHSVPIQLISCTVACTGFAFWFKIRGKQVWYNSIGAFFTWAIYVVVFALKPSNFLATMIAAVFVAFYAFIMSRVNKAPSTIFLTASVFPLIPGPNLYYVMYGCVSQDPQLAFDETIVLMATCLAIAFGFIIVDVASRSIMYALKREYHIGKSALNLPLIGGKK; encoded by the coding sequence ATGGATTATAACAAGATTGTACAGGGAATCCTGGACATCGGAGAAGCGATGCTTCAAAGTGGTGCAGAGAATTTCCGACTGGAAGACAGCTTTTACCGCATGTGCAGAAGCTATGGATTTAAGAGATCGGATGTATTTGTCATTCCGAGTAATATACAGGTGACGGTAGAGACACCGGAAGGAGAGATCATTACACAGATCCGGCATATCGAGTCATCAGAACCGAATTTTGATCAGCTGGATTACCTGAACAATCTGTGCAGATATGTCTGTCAGCATACACCGGATGAAAAAGAGATGCGAGAGAAATATCTCGAAGTCATCAATCGTGAACCGCAGAAGCGAATTACAAGATATGCAGCAGGAATCATGGGTGGAACCGGATTTGCGGTATTCTTCGGCTGTAACGTCTGGGATGCGATTGTTGCATTGATCGTATCGGTGATGATCGTGGCCGTCGGTGACTGGCTGGCAAAGCGTGAAAGCAACTTAATGGTTTATAATGCTATTCTTTCGTTCATATCAGAAGTGATCATTATAGTGGCATTGAAGATGGGAGTTGCAGATCATCCGGACCGTATTATGATCGGTATCGTTATGCTGCTGATCAGTGGACTGGGCACGACGAATGGAATCCGTGATCTCCTTCAGAGGGATTTTATCTCTGGATTTATTAATATCATGAACTCGTTCCTTGGAGCTGCCGGAATCGCATTCGGAATCGGTCTTGCGATCATGTTGTTCCATGAAGGATATTCCGATCATTTTATCCTGAATCACAGTGTACCAATCCAGCTGATCTCCTGTACGGTTGCATGTACGGGATTTGCTTTCTGGTTTAAGATCAGAGGAAAGCAGGTATGGTATAACAGTATCGGAGCATTCTTTACCTGGGCAATCTATGTTGTGGTATTTGCACTGAAGCCAAGCAATTTCCTGGCAACGATGATCGCAGCAGTATTCGTTGCATTTTACGCATTTATCATGTCCAGAGTGAATAAGGCACCTTCAACGATCTTTCTGACAGCATCGGTATTCCCGCTGATTCCGGGACCGAATCTGTACTATGTAATGTATGGATGTGTCAGTCAGGATCCACAACTGGCATTCGATGAGACGATTGTTCTGATGGCAACCTGTCTTGCAATTGCATTCGGATTTATCATCGTAGATGTGGCATCCAGAAGTATCATGTATGCACTGAAGAGAGAATATCATATCGGTAAGAGTGCATTGAATCTTCCTCTGATCGGTGGAAAGAAATAA